One window of the Nicotiana tabacum cultivar K326 chromosome 4, ASM71507v2, whole genome shotgun sequence genome contains the following:
- the LOC142179801 gene encoding uncharacterized protein LOC142179801 — MENGQVESMNKIIINNLKKRLEKSKGNWHEELPGVLWAYRTIAKRTMGETPFLLVYGSEALIPVEIGEPSTRFILATEESNDEELRTNLDLLEQRKEAALIRMARQKQIIERYYNRKAHLRLKAIFSHGLQDIPLNFVKSVVKKTVTKEL, encoded by the exons ATGGAAAATGGACAAGTTGAGTCAATGAACAAGATTATTatcaataatttgaagaagagaCTAGAAAAATCGAAAGGGAATTGGCATGAAGAATTACCAGGAGTGTTATGGGCTTATAGAACCATAGCAAAAAGAACCATGGGAGAAACTCCATTTTTGCTTGTGTACGGTTCAGAAGCTTTAATCCCGGTTGAAATAGGAGAACCAAGCACGAGATTCATATTGGCAACGGAAGAGTCGAACGATGAGGAATTAAGAACAAATTTGGATTTACTcgaacaaagaaaagaagcagctTTAATACGGATGGCAAGACAAAAGCAAatcatagaacgatactacaacaGAAAGGCTCACCTCAG GTTAAAGGCAATATTTAGTCATGGGTTGCAAGATATACCcttgaattttgtaaaatctgtTGTAAAGAAAACAGTTACGAAAGAGTTATAG